TTTTCCGACCGGTTGGACCAGGCGTGGTTGGTTCCGCGCTGGACGACGGTATCGCCCTCTTTGAGGTCTACCTCTTCCTTGTCGAGTACAAGGGTGATCTCACCTTCCAGGATGTAGCAGAAATCCAAGGTTTTGGTTCTCTGCATATACGGATGGGGCGCGCCTTTGTCGTAGGTGCCGGCGCCCGGCGAGCCCATGGCGTCGAAATATTCCTCGACCGCGCTCCGGCCCACCTTGCCGATATAGGTGGCGTCCGGGGGGAATTCGTAATAGCGGAAATTCGACCCCATGGCCGGCGGCTCGATGGTATGGGGCAGATCGAGGGTTTCGCGGACGCCCCTGGTGCGGGCCGGCGTGCTATCCGTCACCCAGAGCCGGGTCGCGTAGAAGCCCGGGCGGGCAGGGTCGGTGTGGACATCGGGAGACGG
This genomic interval from Gemmatimonadota bacterium contains the following:
- a CDS encoding cupin domain-containing protein; translation: PSPDVHTDPARPGFYATRLWVTDSTPARTRGVRETLDLPHTIEPPAMGSNFRYYEFPPDATYIGKVGRSAVEEYFDAMGSPGAGTYDKGAPHPYMQRTKTLDFCYILEGEITLVLDKEEVDLKEGDTVVQRGTNHAWSNRSEKPCIVIVSSHDATDEA